One Deferribacterota bacterium DNA segment encodes these proteins:
- the carA gene encoding glutamine-hydrolyzing carbamoyl-phosphate synthase small subunit → MKKAILVLEDGEYFLGNSFGSQKDTIGEIVFNTSITGYQEILTDPSYYGQIVVLTNPHIGNYGINDIDRESDRIYLSGFVVKEYSKIYSNHRALKSLDEYLKEYNISAIENIDTRKLVRHIRDNGSMNAIISANNFDVDYLVKKCKEFRHIKGVDLVSEIIDDKYEQTNYFNSKKDGKYNIVLINLGAKYSIIRYLETENCNVINVSPKISYEKIVSLKPDAVLFSNGPGDPEPVCYAIDLARKLMGKYPLFGICLGCQILALAIGCKTYKLKFGHHGGNHPVKDLNKSKIYITAQNHCFAIDKDSIGSDIEITHLNLNDNTIEGIKHKRFPLYAVQFHPEGGPGPHDCNAIFKEFIGML, encoded by the coding sequence TTGAAAAAGGCAATACTTGTTTTAGAAGATGGTGAATATTTTTTAGGAAACAGTTTTGGTTCCCAGAAGGATACAATAGGCGAGATAGTATTTAACACTTCTATCACAGGTTATCAGGAAATATTAACAGATCCATCCTATTATGGACAGATTGTTGTTTTGACTAATCCACATATTGGTAATTATGGAATAAATGATATTGATAGAGAATCAGATAGAATCTACCTATCTGGTTTTGTTGTAAAAGAATATTCAAAGATTTATTCAAATCATAGAGCTCTTAAATCACTTGATGAATATCTGAAAGAATATAATATATCAGCTATTGAAAATATTGATACAAGGAAATTAGTTAGGCATATTAGGGATAATGGCTCTATGAATGCTATTATATCTGCAAACAATTTTGATGTTGATTATCTAGTTAAAAAATGCAAAGAGTTTCGACATATTAAAGGTGTTGATTTGGTAAGTGAAATTATTGACGATAAATATGAACAGACTAATTATTTTAATAGTAAAAAGGATGGTAAATATAATATAGTATTAATCAATTTAGGGGCAAAATATAGCATAATCAGATATTTAGAGACAGAAAATTGCAATGTTATAAATGTCTCTCCAAAGATTAGTTATGAAAAAATTGTGTCTTTAAAACCTGATGCTGTGCTTTTCTCTAATGGACCAGGTGACCCTGAGCCAGTATGTTATGCAATAGATTTAGCTAGAAAATTAATGGGTAAATATCCCTTATTCGGCATATGTTTGGGGTGCCAAATATTAGCATTGGCTATAGGGTGTAAAACTTACAAATTAAAGTTTGGACATCACGGCGGGAATCATCCCGTTAAGGATCTAAATAAATCAAAAATATATATAACTGCTCAAAACCATTGTTTTGCAATAGATAAGGATAGCATTGGCAGTGATATTGAGATAACCCATCTAAATCTAAATGATAATACTATAGAGGGCATAAAACATAAAAGATTCCCCTTGTACGCTGTTCAGTTTCATCCAGAAGGTGGCCCTGGGCCACATGATTGCAATGCTATATTCAAAGAATTTATAGGGATGTTATAA